One segment of Triticum aestivum cultivar Chinese Spring chromosome 2A, IWGSC CS RefSeq v2.1, whole genome shotgun sequence DNA contains the following:
- the LOC123184845 gene encoding uncharacterized protein: protein MNQFHDGHHVRLRSRAHRTRTYLHAAADGESVTLSQVRASMNAAWTVHIYHRADGDEDDDGPYLLLHSAAYGRYLGATDVPARRGHRGFRAELRDYDQPEVGAIMWRAVGPGFADDVVLLHHAGGRFLRANGRYLPWNAGVSLDGDVNSMMHWVVEPIPAREAGMPAIPGPLPTRPGMIFLSNIFMNRGPGRQIGGVEPIPAESGIHGRPPTLPRFLSHMFTEPGRRIRYTPTLGGDYPEDSAGWREFWFRGRSVFRLRNQVVMRTSINLYYQNIAMCVRAGRYGRLTPLVVDLPHGGYGETLEIVILEDEIRAYDDLRHPDIYAE, encoded by the exons ATGAACCAGTTCCACGACGGGCACCACGTGCGGCTGCGGAGCCGCGCGCACCGCACCCGCACCTACCTCCACGCCGCCGCCGACGGGGAGAGCGTCACCCTCAGCCAGGTCCGGGCCTCCATGAACGCGGCGTGGACGGTGCACATCTACCACCGCGCCgacggagacgaagacgacgacggccCGTACCTGCTCCTCCACAGCGCCGCCTACGGCCGCTACCTCGGCGCCACGGACGTGCCGGCGCGGCGAGGCCACCGCGGCTTCCGCGCGGAGCTGCGCGACTACGACCAGCCGGAGGTGGGGGCCATCATGTGGCGGGCCGTCGGGCCGGGCTTCGCGGACGACGTCGTCCTGCTCCACCACGCGGGCGGCCGCTTCCTCCGCGCCAACGGCAGGTACCTCCCCTGGAACGCCGGCGTCAGCCTCGACGGCGACGTCAACTCCATGATGCACTGGGTCGTCGAGCCCATCCCCGCTAGAGAGGCTGGCATGCCTGCCATTCCTGGCCCGCTTCCG ACCCGCCCAGGAATGATATTCCTCTCCAACATATTCATGAACCGGGGGCCGGGACGGCAGATCGGGGGCGTCGAGCCCATCCCGGCAGAGTCGGGCATTCATGGCCGTCCTCCG ACTCTCCCAAGATTCCTCTCCCACATGTTCACGGAGCCGGGACGGCGGATCCGGTACACTCCGACGCTCGGCGGGGACTACCCCGAGGACAGCGCCGGCTGGCGCGAGTTCTGGTTCAGGGGGAGGTCCGTGTTCCGTCTGAGGAACCAGGTGGTGATGCGCACCAGCATCAACCTGTACTACCAGAACATCGCCATGTGCGTCCGAGCGGGCCGCTACGGGAGGCTGACCCCGCTCGTCGTCGACCTGCCCCATGGCGGCTACGGCGAGACCCTCGAGATTGTCATCCTCGAGGACGAGATTCGTG CCTACGATGATCTGCGACACCCAGATATCTACGCGGAGTAG